The Vibrio tarriae genome includes the window TGATAACCGCTAAAAAGTACGCTTTAGGAACCGTGAATTCTACTTGGTTTTTGCCTGTTGATGAGGTAAGCGCAAACACAACTGAATCCGAGTTCAGTTGCTGAATATATTCTTGAGATAATGGAAACTTAAACCATTGTGTAGATGTACAATGCTCGGTACAGGTCTCAGCCAATGGGCGATACGTGTCTACTTTAAATTGCTCTGATGAGTATGCTACCGTGTCAAATTGGTCATAATTCTTAAAGTAAGTTACGTTCATATCAACGTATGAACCTTCAATATTTAACCCTTCGGCTTTAGGAAAATTACCGACATAACTTAGTTCAGATTTGACAATATCAGGCCCTAAGATTGCTTTAGCTTCTGGTGTAATATCTTTTGCTACAACTTGAACATAGTTGTGCCTTTCTTTGACATTCTTCGCCACATCATTGAACACACTCGAACTGTCTAAATTACTGCATCCAACGGCCATGGTGATGGTTGAAAATAATATGGTCGTTTTAAATAAATTCATCATTTATGTCCTTGTTTATGGAGTAAAAACACCGGCACAAGGCCGGCGTTTTTATTAAAGAAAGGCAGAATTCGTCTAATTAGAAGCCGTATTCCAGACCTACACGTACGAAACCTTTCTTGTCTGCTGAGTCATATGCATCATGCTGACCAACACGGATGTATGGTACGAAACCATTTTTCACGTACATTAGCTGTGCAGACAATACTTCATCGTCATCTTTTTGCTCAACACCTTTTACTTCAGATTCAAGGTTAGCAGCGTAGCCCACTTTGAAGCCCCATGGACCGTTCCAGTATTGACCGATCAGAGAGTATTGACCTTGTTCACCTTCTTGGCCTGCGACAGTTTTAGATTCACCTTCGCTGTACTTGTATGCACCAGCTAAGCCAAAACCAGCAGGAAGAGGTAGCTCAAAACCTACGATGTAAGCAGTAGAGTCAAAGTTTGAACCATCATATTTTGAGTTAGACTCATAGCCACCGTGCAGTGTAACGATGTCAGCAACATTGTAATGCACACCGAAACCTACGTGATCAGAGTCTTTAACGTCTGTTTTACCACGACCAGCTGAAACGTTGAAAGTTAGACCGCCAAATGCTGGAGAGTCGTAACGAGCAATGTCACCTTTACGATCGTAGTGTGCTTTAACGTCGCCGCCCCAGTCGAATACACGACCTAAACCTGGGTTAGAATATGGCCAGTCAACGATTTCATACAGAGGAGTCAGCATACGACCGAAACGGATCTTACCCCAGTCACCTTGCAGACCTAGGAAAGTATCACGAGCACCAAGCGTGCTGCCTTTACCATCTTCACCAACGTAGCCAGATTCGATTTGCATGAAAACGTTCACGTTATCAAACATATCTTTGCTAGCACGGAAACCGATACGAGATTCGTTTTCGTAGTCATAGCCGTTGCTGTCTTCTTGATAGAACACAGAAATTGCCGCTACACCGTACGCTTGCACGTTGAAATCAGACAGAACACCGATTGCACCAGTTTCAGATGCGGCAAACGCACCAGTTGACGCCATCGCTACTGCTGCACCCAGAAGAGTACGTTTAAACATTTTGTCCATGGATAACTCCTAAAAATGGATATAGCTGTTTTTTGAGTTTCGCCCTTAAGTTGGCCGCCGAAGGGAGAAGTCATTTCCTTTTCGAGTATCGAAACCGATTCTCTTAGTTGTTGGCACACTGACCGTGTATCCATATCCGTAGACTAACTCTCGGTTAGAAAACATCAATCAGAACTTAATTTTTATCTAAAAAAATATGAGCCACGGCAAACTTCTGGGGAGTAAGTGATCGAGATCCAATTATTACCAGCGCAAAACCAGGCGAAAGTTAAGTTACTGATAAGTATTGATTTTTATTATTACTTAATATCTTTTATTTGAAATACGTCGAATAAAAACAAAATGAGAGATGACTTTTAAAAACAATAAAAGTTCTGAACTTGATATGAATTGGCGAGTTGTTTTTGTGCAAAAATAAACCCCAGCATCGGCTGAGGTTTAGACTTGGGATAAGCAAGAAGTTCAATCTATTTATAAAAAATGCAGCAGATCCAACATGAAACATACCGAATCGAGTTGGAACTGTAGGTAGGCTGCAAGTAAATTCATCCCCATAAGCATAGGCAGGCGATGTTGGAGTGAACAAACCTCCCCAACACCACTGTTGCTTTAAATATTAAGCAAATAGGCTTATTTCAAAAATTCGATTAATGCTTGCTCATCGAAGACTTGGATACCTAACTCGGTCGCTTTGGCTAGCTTAGAGCCCGCTGCTTCTCCTGCAAAAACCATATCAGTATTTTTTGATACGCTCCCCGTCACCTTAGCACCTAAAGCTTGTAGTGCGGCTTTCGCATCATTACGAGACAATTGAGTAAAACTGCCGGTTAACACAACAATTTTGCCCGCTAGAGCAGAGTCTACCGCCACGGGCGCAGCCGTTAGCGCCGGCCATGTGATGCCTTGTTCTAGCAATTCATTGATCACTTGTTGGTTACGGTCTTGCGCAAAGAAGGCCTGTAAATGGCTTGCGACAACCACTCCGACATCAGGAACTTCGATAAATTGTTCTAAACTCGCTTGTTGAATCGCTTCCAAACTTAAAAAGTGCTGAGCCAAATTGAGTGCGGTAGCCTCGCCGACTTCACGAATACCCAGTGCATATAAAAACTTAGGTAATGTGGTTTGCTTCGCTTTATTGAGAGCATCAATCACATTCTGCGCCGATTTGGGACCCATTCGCTCTAAAATTGTGAGCTCTCCCGCTCTTAATCGGAATAAATCCGCAGGTGTACTCACCATTTCTCGGTCAACCAGTTGCTCAATCACTTTATCGCCCAAGCCTTCTACATCCATGGCCTTGCGAGAAACAAAATGCTTCAATGCCTCTTTGCGCTGAGCTTGGCAAATCAGTCCGCCGGAACATCGAGCAACCGCTTCTCCTTCAACCCGTTCAACATCCGATTGACAAACTGGGCAGCGAGTAGGAAATACAATGGACTTTGCATTCTCAGGGCGTCGGTCTAACACCACAGAGACGATTTGTGGGATGACATCCCCAGCACGGCGGATCACCACCGTATCTCCGACCATCACTCCCAAACGCTCAATCTCATCGGCATTATGTAATGTGGCATTACTTACCGTAACACCACCGACAAACACAGGTTCCAACTTAGCAACCGGGGTAATCGCACCAGTACGACCTACCTGAAATTCAACATCATTGAGCAAGGTGAGCTCTTCCTGTGCAGGAAATTTATAGGCAATCGCCCAGCGCGGCGCTCTAGCAACGAACCCCAATCGCTCTTGCAACTGGATATCGTCAACTTTAATGACGACGCCATCAATCTCATAAGCCAAAGACTGGCGACGTTGCAAAATGTCTTGATAAAAAGCTTTGACTTCGGCGAGAGAAGTTACCAGTTTGGTTTCTGGACAAATCGGCAGCCCCCAGCCCTTTAGTTGTAAAAATCGTTGATAGTGGCTGGGCGCTAACTCTCCACCTTCAATAACACCAACACTGTAAGCGTAAAAAGCAAGTGGACGTTGGGCGGTAATTTTGGAGTCGAGTTGACGTAGGCTCCCCGCCGCTGCATTACGAGGGTTCACAAACTGCTTTTCACCTTTTTTAAGCGCTCGTGCGTTAAGTGCTTCAAACCCCGCTTTAGGCATAAATATTTCACCGCGCACTTCAAGGCGAGTTGGAAAATCTGCGCCTTGCAGGCGTAAAGGGATTGATTTAATGGTACGTACATTTTCTGTGATATTTTCGCCGGTCGTACCATCACCACGAGTCGCCGCGCGGGTCAGAACACCATTTTCGTATAGTAAACTGACCGCCAAGCCATCCAGTTTCGGCTCACAACAAAAGGCACTATGCTGTACCGCCGGGATCCGATCCGTCATACGGCGATAAAAGCTTTCTAATTCACCATCATCAAAGGCGTTATCGAGCGATAACATCGGAATTTCATGCACGACAGATTCAAAAGCATCCAGCGGACGTCCTCCGACTCGTAAACTGGGCGAGTCCGAGCTCATCAATTCTGGGTGAGCCGCTTCCAATTCCAGCAGCTCGCGCATTAAGCGATCGTATTCTGCATCCGGAATGGTAGGGGCATCTTCTACGTAGTAGCGGACACCATGCTCATGCAAGGTTTTTCTTAACTCTGTTAATCGTTGCGCGACATCTGACATCGTAATTCTCTCGGATGATGAAAAAAGGCTCCGCTACGGAGCCCTTTTAGTATAACTAGGGATATCTTTATCTTGTTACTGAAGAAGTAAAGCAGCACGCTATCGCGTGGTGCTTGAATGAATACCCAAAACCTAGGCTTGAGCGGCTCGAACTTTAAACTCTTGAATTTGCTTACGATAAGCATCAAGTCGGTTTGGAGTCATTAAGTTACGAGCATCGTCCAACACATGCCCACCAAGATCATCGGCAATTTGTTGAGCGGTTTTTAGCATCAACTTGAAGTTTTGCTCAGGATCGCCAAAACACGGCAGTGTCATAAAAAAGGAGATGCCTTTGGTTGAAAAGTCCGCAGGATCATCATGCATGAGCGTACCAGGTTGCATCATATTCGCGACACTAAACAACACTTTCCCCGTTCCAGAGAGATCCGCGTGGCGATGGAAAATATCCATCTCACCAAACAACAAACCATTTTGCTGCATGCTATCGAACAGTTTGGTTCCGATAAAAGGCTGGTTACCAGCGCAGTGTACATTGAGCACTATCACATCCAGCTTTTCTTCCTGCAGCTCTTGCACCTCAATCTCGGTCACCGCTTCAGGTTGCACCTTAGCCATTGGCACATTTGGCGCAACTCGAGGCATCTCAACCTGAGGTTGAACCTTTCTAGGTTGAGGTTGGGATTGAAGCTGAACCGGAATGTGCTCTTCCTCATCCTCTTCCTCATCCAGCTCATCATGGGCCGCGAAATCAGAGATCAGAGGATCGTGCTGTTGATTCGGAATGCCAAAATCAGGCTCTTTGCGTTCCTTGCGGATGATTTCGAAATCGTCTTCCGCCGCAAAGGCACGCGAAGGCGGATCATCACTTTCGACTTTCATCTTGCGCAGAGGTTTATCACCAAACTTGGACTTTCCCTCTTTTTTGCTGGTCCACAGACCATGAAACAGCAACGCCGCTATCGCCAACGCGCCAACAATTATCAATACGAATCGCAGTTCC containing:
- the zipA gene encoding cell division protein ZipA, translated to MQELRFVLIIVGALAIAALLFHGLWTSKKEGKSKFGDKPLRKMKVESDDPPSRAFAAEDDFEIIRKERKEPDFGIPNQQHDPLISDFAAHDELDEEEDEEEHIPVQLQSQPQPRKVQPQVEMPRVAPNVPMAKVQPEAVTEIEVQELQEEKLDVIVLNVHCAGNQPFIGTKLFDSMQQNGLLFGEMDIFHRHADLSGTGKVLFSVANMMQPGTLMHDDPADFSTKGISFFMTLPCFGDPEQNFKLMLKTAQQIADDLGGHVLDDARNLMTPNRLDAYRKQIQEFKVRAAQA
- the chiP gene encoding chitoporin, translating into MDKMFKRTLLGAAVAMASTGAFAASETGAIGVLSDFNVQAYGVAAISVFYQEDSNGYDYENESRIGFRASKDMFDNVNVFMQIESGYVGEDGKGSTLGARDTFLGLQGDWGKIRFGRMLTPLYEIVDWPYSNPGLGRVFDWGGDVKAHYDRKGDIARYDSPAFGGLTFNVSAGRGKTDVKDSDHVGFGVHYNVADIVTLHGGYESNSKYDGSNFDSTAYIVGFELPLPAGFGLAGAYKYSEGESKTVAGQEGEQGQYSLIGQYWNGPWGFKVGYAANLESEVKGVEQKDDDEVLSAQLMYVKNGFVPYIRVGQHDAYDSADKKGFVRVGLEYGF
- the ligA gene encoding NAD-dependent DNA ligase LigA, with the protein product MSDVAQRLTELRKTLHEHGVRYYVEDAPTIPDAEYDRLMRELLELEAAHPELMSSDSPSLRVGGRPLDAFESVVHEIPMLSLDNAFDDGELESFYRRMTDRIPAVQHSAFCCEPKLDGLAVSLLYENGVLTRAATRGDGTTGENITENVRTIKSIPLRLQGADFPTRLEVRGEIFMPKAGFEALNARALKKGEKQFVNPRNAAAGSLRQLDSKITAQRPLAFYAYSVGVIEGGELAPSHYQRFLQLKGWGLPICPETKLVTSLAEVKAFYQDILQRRQSLAYEIDGVVIKVDDIQLQERLGFVARAPRWAIAYKFPAQEELTLLNDVEFQVGRTGAITPVAKLEPVFVGGVTVSNATLHNADEIERLGVMVGDTVVIRRAGDVIPQIVSVVLDRRPENAKSIVFPTRCPVCQSDVERVEGEAVARCSGGLICQAQRKEALKHFVSRKAMDVEGLGDKVIEQLVDREMVSTPADLFRLRAGELTILERMGPKSAQNVIDALNKAKQTTLPKFLYALGIREVGEATALNLAQHFLSLEAIQQASLEQFIEVPDVGVVVASHLQAFFAQDRNQQVINELLEQGITWPALTAAPVAVDSALAGKIVVLTGSFTQLSRNDAKAALQALGAKVTGSVSKNTDMVFAGEAAGSKLAKATELGIQVFDEQALIEFLK